A genomic region of Balaenoptera acutorostrata chromosome 4, mBalAcu1.1, whole genome shotgun sequence contains the following coding sequences:
- the CLDN14 gene encoding claudin-14 produces MGSAAVQLLGFLLSFLGLVGTLITTILPHWRRTAHVGTNILTAVSYLKGLWMECVWYSTGVYQCQIYRSLLALPRDLQAARALMVISCLLSGVACACAVVGMKCTRCAKGTPAKPAFAVLGGVLFLLAGLLCMVAVSWTTHDVVQNFYNPLLPSGMKFEIGQALYLGFISSSLSLIGGTLLCLSCQDEAPSRPYQAQPRAGTATAPAYRPPDAYKDNRAPSATSASHSGYRLNDYV; encoded by the coding sequence ATGGGCAGCGCGGCCGTGCAGCTGCTGGGCTTCCTGCTCAGCTTCCTGGGCCTGGTCGGCACGCTCATCACCACCATCCTGCCGCACTGGCGCCGGACGGCGCACGTGGGCACCAACATCCTGACGGCCGTGTCCTACCTGAAGGGGCTGTGGATGGAGTGCGTGTGGTACAGCACGGGCGTCTACCAGTGCCAGATCTACCGCTCGCTGCTGGCGCTGCCCCGCGACCTGCAGGCGGCCCGCGCGCTCATGGTCATCTCCTGCCTGCTGTCGGGCGTGGCCTGCGCCTGCGCCGTGGTCGGCATGAAGTGCACGCGCTGCGCCAAGGGCACGCCTGCCAAGCCCGCGTTCGCCGTGCTGGGCGGCGTGCTCTTCCTCCTGGCCGGCCTGCTCTGCATGGTCGCCGTGTCCTGGACCACCCACGACGTGGTGCAGAACTTCTACAACCCGCTGCTGCCCAGCGGCATGAAGTTCGAGATCGGGCAGGCCCTGTACCTCGGCTTCATCTCCTCGTCCCTGTCGCTCATCGGCGGCACGCTGCTCTGCCTGTCCTGCCAGGACGAGGCGCCCTCCAGGCCCTACCAGGCTCAGCCCCGGGCCGGCACGGCCACCGCGCCCGCCTACCGGCCACCCGACGCCTACAAGGACAATCGGGCCCCCTCGGCCACCTCGGCCTCGCACAGCGGGTACAGGCTGAACGACTATGTGTGA